The Deltaproteobacteria bacterium DNA segment AAAATGGATCAATCCAAGTTTGCGACTGTGGTTGGTATTCCTGAGGAGAGAATTCGAGATCTTGAACTAAGCGGCCAACCTCCCTCAGCGGAGGAACTCAAGAAGATAACCAATGCGCTCGCGGCATATTATAGAACGCCTGCAAAGTTGCCTACGCTGGAAGCCGTTTACACAAGCCTCCTACAGCAAATTGCAGAGACGCTGTGGGGCAATTTAGAAAAACTTTCTCACCAATTCCTTCCCCAATTCGATGCCTATATTGAACCGCTTTACAGAGAGGCGAGAAACGCGATTTTTTTGGGTTTACATACAGCTGCGTTAGCGACTTCATGTGTTCTTTTGGAATACGTCATAAAAGATTTGATTCAAGATGGCCGAGAGAAGGCCAAAGGGACATCGTTAAACACACAAGAAGAAAAAGAGATTGAAAAGTTAATGTTTTGGAAGGCTATAGCGATAGCAGCAGAAGAAAAAATTATTGATGACGAAGAAAGGAAGAAGCTTCAATGGATCGGCGAATGGATGAGAAACCCATTGATGCATTCTAAATTATTGAAAATCACCGAAAATGATAAATGGGCTAACGTGCAGTCCGCTTCGATGAGCACAGGTGAAACGAAGATGATGGAATTAAATGGCAAAGACCACCGATTTATCAGGAAGGTTATCAAGCTTGAACGGGACAAGCAGGATGCTTGGCCATTCTTTCTCTGGGTCGAAAGCTTTATTGCCAAGAAATATGCTGGAACGATTGAAAAAGCCCAATCTGGTCAATTGGGCGCCATATTTAGGGTAGAAGGATAAAATGAGTACCACCAAAACACAGCAACTTTTAGACGAGCTTCTAAGTAAGGATCCTGCAAAGACCAGTCTCGACATCTATTCATTTATTCAGCAGCACAAGAGACTCTTCCTTGAGAAATTTGGAAATTTCGTGAAACAATTTGAAGATCTTTTTAATGAACTGAATTTGATCATCCAGCTTCTAAATTACGTTCCCAAGGACGGGTGGAAGCAAAGCAAAGGTGCTCAGTATCTTTTATATCCTGAGACAATGAAAACATTGCACAGGGCTTTTGAGGACACAATTGATGGTTACTATGACGAAGCGATGATATTGAACCGGAGTGTCTATGAGACATTTTTGAGGGTCGTTTTCGCCTCTTGTTACCCTAGCGATTATGAATCCATCTTCGTGCCAATTGCCGGAAAGCGTGCTTTTAATGTCACGAATTTTGTAAAAGACGATCTGAAACTCAATTGGGAGTTTCTCTACTCCATCATGTCAGCGATTCATCATTCCAAAAAAACTAAACATCTAAGGCGCATGAATGACCCTTCTCAGCAAAAAAACCCTATAATTCTCGAATACGAATCGAGCGAAGACGGAATGGCTATGTGCGTGAATATTACCTGTTTTAACCTTACTTGTCTTTTTCATGCCATCGCCTCAATTTTT contains these protein-coding regions:
- a CDS encoding helix-turn-helix transcriptional regulator → MGQTGATMENVYTIERIRKTVKMDQSKFATVVGIPEERIRDLELSGQPPSAEELKKITNALAAYYRTPAKLPTLEAVYTSLLQQIAETLWGNLEKLSHQFLPQFDAYIEPLYREARNAIFLGLHTAALATSCVLLEYVIKDLIQDGREKAKGTSLNTQEEKEIEKLMFWKAIAIAAEEKIIDDEERKKLQWIGEWMRNPLMHSKLLKITENDKWANVQSASMSTGETKMMELNGKDHRFIRKVIKLERDKQDAWPFFLWVESFIAKKYAGTIEKAQSGQLGAIFRVEG